The following proteins are encoded in a genomic region of Liolophura sinensis isolate JHLJ2023 chromosome 7, CUHK_Ljap_v2, whole genome shotgun sequence:
- the LOC135469770 gene encoding mitochondrial ribosome-associated GTPase 1-like isoform X2, giving the protein MKQIEMMLKNVDCVVEVHDARIPFSGRNPNFRNALMLRPHLLVLNKVDLADMTRQDKVEELLQQQGVNSVVYTNCKEQTNTVVKKKLIPKIKDLIGSRSRYHREESLEYNLLIIGIPNVGKSSLINSLRRTHLKKGKATRVGGIAGITRSVLERIKVCEEPAMYLYDTPGILAPNVQNVEVGMKLALSAALQDHLVGVDSIADYMLYTLNKKGNYSYVKYFGLEDPTDDVLKLLAHVALKNNKAVKLRSPGSQTGYVYRPHFDAAAGIVLRAFREGKLGLVMLDDDILDSSQGR; this is encoded by the exons ATGAAACAGATAGAGATGATGTTAAAGAATGTGGACTGTGTTGTTGAAGTCCATGATGCTCGG ATACCATTTTCTGGACGTAATCCCAACTTCCGTAATGCGCTGATGCTGCGCCCGCACCTGCTGGTACTAAACAAGGTGGATTTGGCAGATATGACTCGGCAGGACAAGGTAGAAGAGCTGCTCCAGCAACAAGGAGTTAACTCAGTAGTCTACACAAACTGCAAGGAGCAAACTAACACCGTTGTCAAGAAGAAG CTGATACCAAAGATAAAGGACCTAATTGGCTCTAGGTCCCGTTACCACAGAGAAGAG TCACTGGAGTATAACTTGCTGATTATTGGGATACCAAATGTGGGCAAGTCATCACTGATCAATTCCCTCAGGAGGACTCACCTCAAGAAGG GAAAAGCAACCAGAGTTGGGGGAATAGCAGGGATAACCAGGAGTGTTCTGGAAAGAATAAAG GTGTGTGAAGAGCCggccatgtacctgtatgatacACCTGGTATCCTGGCCCCAAATGTACAGAATGTGGAGGTGGGCATGAAGCTAGCACTCAGTG CTGCTTTACAGGACCATCTAGTTGGAGTGGACAGTATCGCTGACTACATGTTGTACACTCTGAACAAAAAGGGAAACTATAG CTACGTGAAGTATTTTGGACTGGAAGATCCGACAGACGACGTTTTGAAATTGCTGGCCCATGTTGCcctcaaaaacaacaaagcagtCAAATTACGATCCCCAGGAAGTCAAACAG GTTATGTGTATCGCCCTCATTTTGATGCTGCTGCTGGGATTGTGCTGAGAGCCTTTCGAGAGGGAAAACTTGGACTGGTAATGCTGGATGACGACATCTTGGATAGTTCACAGGGCAGATGA
- the LOC135469770 gene encoding mitochondrial ribosome-associated GTPase 1-like isoform X1, translating into MAKHVISRSSVFREKFTFGTKDVTKWFPGHMNKGMKQIEMMLKNVDCVVEVHDARIPFSGRNPNFRNALMLRPHLLVLNKVDLADMTRQDKVEELLQQQGVNSVVYTNCKEQTNTVVKKKLIPKIKDLIGSRSRYHREESLEYNLLIIGIPNVGKSSLINSLRRTHLKKGKATRVGGIAGITRSVLERIKVCEEPAMYLYDTPGILAPNVQNVEVGMKLALSAALQDHLVGVDSIADYMLYTLNKKGNYSYVKYFGLEDPTDDVLKLLAHVALKNNKAVKLRSPGSQTGYVYRPHFDAAAGIVLRAFREGKLGLVMLDDDILDSSQGR; encoded by the exons GTATGAAACAGATAGAGATGATGTTAAAGAATGTGGACTGTGTTGTTGAAGTCCATGATGCTCGG ATACCATTTTCTGGACGTAATCCCAACTTCCGTAATGCGCTGATGCTGCGCCCGCACCTGCTGGTACTAAACAAGGTGGATTTGGCAGATATGACTCGGCAGGACAAGGTAGAAGAGCTGCTCCAGCAACAAGGAGTTAACTCAGTAGTCTACACAAACTGCAAGGAGCAAACTAACACCGTTGTCAAGAAGAAG CTGATACCAAAGATAAAGGACCTAATTGGCTCTAGGTCCCGTTACCACAGAGAAGAG TCACTGGAGTATAACTTGCTGATTATTGGGATACCAAATGTGGGCAAGTCATCACTGATCAATTCCCTCAGGAGGACTCACCTCAAGAAGG GAAAAGCAACCAGAGTTGGGGGAATAGCAGGGATAACCAGGAGTGTTCTGGAAAGAATAAAG GTGTGTGAAGAGCCggccatgtacctgtatgatacACCTGGTATCCTGGCCCCAAATGTACAGAATGTGGAGGTGGGCATGAAGCTAGCACTCAGTG CTGCTTTACAGGACCATCTAGTTGGAGTGGACAGTATCGCTGACTACATGTTGTACACTCTGAACAAAAAGGGAAACTATAG CTACGTGAAGTATTTTGGACTGGAAGATCCGACAGACGACGTTTTGAAATTGCTGGCCCATGTTGCcctcaaaaacaacaaagcagtCAAATTACGATCCCCAGGAAGTCAAACAG GTTATGTGTATCGCCCTCATTTTGATGCTGCTGCTGGGATTGTGCTGAGAGCCTTTCGAGAGGGAAAACTTGGACTGGTAATGCTGGATGACGACATCTTGGATAGTTCACAGGGCAGATGA